In Corallococcus macrosporus, the following are encoded in one genomic region:
- a CDS encoding RluA family pseudouridine synthase — protein MIEYRIEADTVGMRLDKHLRKRMPNVPVSHLFKMIRTKKVRVNGKRAQPEQLLAEGDVLTIRGTEEQLTLAERPKSDRPPPPPPPVDPSRLVILKEDDWLMAVDKPSGMAVHTGSGITGGTLVDYVRAYLGPKATRNDFTASPAHRLDRETSGVILVAKRRPAMVHFTEIFTHGHPKKRYLTLVKGKMPKDSGVIDLPLAEHQQTAESKARRGVNMQEAVTRWKVVRQSSEAALLSCTIETGRTHQIRRHLVAVGHPVAGDKKYGDFAFNRDVRARWGLKRLFLHAERIEFPHPEDGRKVVVETPMPPELTDVLKRAALL, from the coding sequence ATGATCGAGTACCGAATCGAAGCCGACACCGTCGGGATGCGGCTGGACAAGCACCTGCGCAAGCGGATGCCCAACGTCCCCGTCAGCCACCTCTTCAAGATGATCCGCACCAAGAAGGTGCGGGTGAATGGCAAGCGCGCGCAGCCAGAGCAGTTGCTTGCCGAAGGAGACGTGCTCACCATCCGCGGCACCGAAGAGCAGCTCACCCTGGCGGAGCGTCCGAAATCGGACCGTCCGCCACCCCCGCCGCCACCGGTAGACCCCTCCCGGCTGGTCATCCTGAAGGAAGACGACTGGCTCATGGCCGTGGACAAGCCCAGTGGCATGGCCGTCCATACCGGCAGCGGCATCACCGGGGGCACCCTGGTGGACTACGTGCGCGCCTACCTGGGCCCCAAGGCGACGCGGAATGACTTCACCGCCTCACCCGCCCACCGCCTGGACCGGGAGACCTCCGGCGTCATCCTGGTGGCCAAGCGCCGCCCGGCGATGGTGCATTTCACGGAAATCTTCACCCACGGCCACCCGAAGAAGCGCTACCTGACCCTGGTGAAGGGGAAGATGCCCAAGGACTCGGGCGTCATCGACCTGCCGCTCGCCGAGCACCAGCAGACGGCCGAGAGCAAGGCCCGTCGGGGAGTGAACATGCAGGAGGCCGTCACCCGCTGGAAGGTCGTGCGCCAGTCGAGCGAGGCAGCCCTCCTCTCCTGCACCATCGAGACCGGGCGCACGCATCAGATAAGAAGGCACCTGGTCGCCGTGGGGCACCCGGTGGCGGGTGACAAGAAGTACGGAGACTTCGCCTTCAACCGCGACGTGCGGGCGCGCTGGGGGCTCAAGCGTTTGTTCCTGCACGCCGAGCGCATCGAATTTCCGCACCCCGAGGATGGAAGGAAGGTCGTCGTGGAGACCCCCATGCCACCCGAATTGACGGACGTGCTGAAGCGGGCGGCGCTCCTCTAA